Proteins from one Drosophila gunungcola strain Sukarami chromosome 3R, Dgunungcola_SK_2, whole genome shotgun sequence genomic window:
- the LOC128251843 gene encoding mitogen-activated protein kinase kinase kinase 4 isoform X2, translating into MRRKKVEYRVKPTPSRPLQMADGRIGALEEDMPPEDELAAHYEAFGTTPPRTRLKIKNRDWERKQKVVNVAASADLPASVGGTPKKNTRMARSRVLRRNTMDCALLNEMFVNEESKRTDKRLQSLLRDSEREMKSSLATTAVAAPRGNSFHETAHPLESLDQIMPLSSETMAPLPLRIASKVVESCNRYRCVSSRPIGYRSSAPPLAFAAQLPAGMLRSDGRATAGLGKRKDFHDTFANLIKLGSVDRQDAKLSQEEHTWQTELKDLIWLELQAWQADRTVEQQDKYLFEARQGVSELLTHIINYKFQPRYRREPSLISLDSGIHSDSNSNASSPLPSKMCQGCMSLYCKDCMDHQELALREVEHMLSRLEAAEALYPSSQAMGALHPIYKSQSFVGRIKSMCLWYNITKQNKLKLSILGKILARLQDEKFSWPVCTSSYIASDSGSSSASGVENDDSAVNSMDSSKPPSVTGSATRKGCRNGSVTACHKVQFMLNDATHVPGETSSSNESTSTEISQLSSECSHGHMRKGSMHDINIFSVEPLGSCSNNGTGEQSTGLYRKFIENVLKSRGLAKSLAFLHKLHNVALYKAHIALEKPGAEDLDYDSDTEAVEEDVPRLDPKISREQVVELRTYGYWSEEAQSINLPSYIPTFVFLSGIPLQFMHEFLRMRLETRPVRPNPLSLEQLMKELREGLTLALTHRERYQRHITTALVENEAELGNYISILNHYDATVRKTFELYLDYIDQLVLVAVPEGNQKSVLEKEWMFTKLISPMIKGMHTLASQKFCGIISKLLRNISERLVKRTVELDQQIEGTNESDDNEEVKWQLLTICRETQSLLTVERERSIKVLFFAKTFCRDVETTDFHREHYEHDVANQQHDFICSDVKAAFKLLQQDVLQVRNKLTAIIEGVQKRCCLSNMRDLDEQDKQAVLSRTREILHQGYKFGFEYHKDVIRLFEQRIMDQKDSGAHTVDLALGIIAYAKMWMHFVMERCERGRGMRPRWASQGLEFLILACDPQITQHLDDHEFEALKQQMDRCISHVIGITSEPEKVAKKKASPRTRKTSSPATSRSRTPTRTPMSAGMVLNPNTPPLQSPPYNKLLHPQFSLKEDLLQQSANTYSSVDSADYVDTPCQRSPNGELRLLVPQTPPMPASSGKASIESTPLALRQERVRDAVNRLDMDLEDSLRERRLIGQVKSLNSCDKVHIRARSVHFRWHRGIKIGQGRFGKVYTAVNNNTGELMAMKEIAIQPGETRALKNVAEELKILEGIKHNNLVRYYGIEVHREELLIFMELCSEGTLESLVELTGNLPEALARRFTAQLLAGVSELHKHGIVHRDIKTANIFLVDGSNSLKLGDFGSAVKIQAHTTVPGELQGYVGTQAYMAPEMFTKTNSDGHGRAADIWSVGCVVVEMASGKRPWAQFDSNFQIMFKVGMGEKPQAPESLSQEGHDFVDHCLQHDPKARLTAVELLEHNFCKYGRDECSSEQLQMQVRGSFRRNVATSS; encoded by the exons AGTGGAGTACCGTGTAAAGCCGACGCCTTCGCGGCCATTGCAGATGGCTGATGGCCGGATTGGAGCTCTTGAAGAGGACATGCCGCCGGAGGACGAGCTGGCGGCCCACTATGAGGCATTCGGCACTACCCCACCTCGCACTAGGCTCAAAATCAAGAACCGCGACTGGGAACGCAAACAGAAGGTGGTCAATGTGGCGGC CTCCGCAGATTTACCCGCCAGTGTGGGCGGTACGCCCAAAAAGAACACCCGGATGGCCCGATCGCGCGTCCTGCGGCGCAACACCATGGACTGCGCCCTGCTCAACGAGATGTTCGTCAACGAGGAGAGCAAGCGGACGGACAAGCGGCTGCAGTCGTTGCTCCGCGACTCGGAGCGCGAGATGAAGAGTTCGCTGGCCACGACGGCGGTGGCGGCTCCGCGGGGCAACAGCTTTCACGAGACGGCACACCCACTTGAGTCTCTCGACCAGATCATGCCGCTCAGCTCGGAGACGATGGCGCCGCTCCCACTGCGGATTGCCTCCAAGGTGGTGGAGAGCTGCAACCGCTACCGCTGCGTGTCGTCACGACCGATTGGCTATCGCTCGTCGGCGCCGCCTTTGGCCTTTGCCGCCCAACTGCCCGCCGGGATGTTGAGGAGCGATGGCAGGGCCACCGCTGGACTGGGGAAACGAAAGGACTTCCACGACACGTTCGCCAACCTCATTAAGCTGGGCAGCGTGGACCGTCAGGATGCCAAGCTGTCGCAGGAGGAGCACACCTGGCAGACGGAGCTGAAGGATCTCATCTGGCTGGAGCTGCAGGCCTGGCAAGCCGACAGAACGGTGGAACAGCAGGACAAGTACCTTTTCGAGGCGCGACAGGGCGTCTCCGAACTGCTCACCCACATCATCAACTACAAGTTCCAGCCGCGTTACCGTCGCGAGCCGAGCCTGATCAGCCTGGACAGCGGAATACATTCCGATAGTAACTCCAATGCCAGCT CTCCGCTGCCCAGCAAGATGTGCCAGGGCTGCATGTCGCTGTACTGCAAGGATTGCATGGATCACCAGGAGTTGGCACTGCGGGAAGTAGAGCACATGCTCTCGCGTCTGGAAGCCGCCGAGGCCCTTTACCCATCTTCACAAGCCATGGGCGCCCTGCATCCCATTTACAAATCACAGAGCTTTGTGGGTCGCATCAAGTCCATGTGCTTATGGTACAACATTACCAAGCAAAACAAGCTTAAGCTCAGTATTTTGGGCAAGATTCTAGCCAG GCTGCAGGACGAGAAGTTCTCCTGGCCCGTCTGCACGTCATCCTACATCGCCTCGGATAGCGGCAGCTCATCTGCCTCTGGTGTGGAGAACGATGACTCGGCTGTCAACTCGATGGACTCATCCAAGCCGCCCAGTGTGACGGGATCGGCCACGCGCAAGGGCTGTCGCAACGGAAGTGTCACAGCCTGCCACAAGGTGCAGTTCATGCTAAACGATGCCACTCATGTGCCCGGCGAGACATCGAGCAGCAATGA ATCCACCTCCACGGAGATCAGCCAGCTGTCCAGTGAGTGCTCGCACGGCCACATGCGCAAGGGGTCCATGCACGACATCAACATCTTCAGTGTGGAGCCATTGGGTTCGTGCAGTAACAATGGAACCGGAGAGCAGTCCACGGGACTGTATCGGAAGTTTATCGAGAATGTGCTCAAAAGTCGTGGGCTGGCCAAATCCCTGGCATTCCTACACAAACTGCACAACGTGGCCCTGTACAAGGCGCACATTGCTCTGGAGAAACCCGGAGCGGAGGACTTGGATTACGATTCAGACACGGAGGCCGTTGAGGAGGATGTACCGCGACTGGACCCGAAAATTAGCCGCGAGCAGGTCGTGGAGCTGCGCACCTACGGCTACTGGAGCGAAGAAGCGCAATCGATTAATCTGCCCTCGTACATTCCCACCTTCGTCTTCCTGAGCGGCATTCCGCTGCAGTTCATGCACGAGTTCCTGCGCATGCGTCTCGAAACGCGACCCGTGCGACCCAATCCCCTAAGTCTAGAACAGCTGATGAAGGAGCTGCGGGAGGGTTTGACCCTGGCCCTGACCCATCGGGAGCGGTATCAGCGTCACATAACCACGGCACTGGTGGAGAACGAGGCGGAGCTGGGCAACTACATCAGCATTCTGAACCACTACGATGCGACGGTGCGAAAGACCTTTGAGCTGTACCTGGACTACATCGACCAACTGGTCCTGGTCGCCGTTCCCGAGGGCAACCAGAAGTCGGTGCTGGAGAAGGAGTGGATGTTCACCAAGCTCATAAGCCCCATGATCAAGGGCATGCACACATTGGCCTCACAGAAGTTTTGCGGCATCATCAGCAAGCTGTTGCGCAACATTTCCGAGCGACTGGTGAAACGCACTGTGGAGCTGGACCAGCAAATCGAGGGCACCAACGAGAGTGACGACAACGAGGAGGTCAAGTGGCAGCTGCTGACCATCTGCCGGGAGACGCAGTCACTGCTCACCGTCGAGCGGGAGCGCTCCATCAAGGTGCTCTTCTTCGCCAAGACCTTCTGCCGCGACGTGGAGACCACAGACTTCCATCGCGAGCACTACGAGCACGACGTGGCGAACCAGCAGCACGACTTCATCTGTTCGGATGTGAAGGCGGCATTTAAGCTGTTGCAGCAGGATGTTTTGCAGGTGCGCAACAAGCTGACTGCGATCATCGAGGGCGTACAGAAGCGCTGCTGCTTGAGCAACATGCGAGACTTGGACGAGCAGGACAAGCAGGCTGTGCTGTCGCGCACTCGCGAGATCCTGCACCAGGGCTACAAGTTTGGCTTCGAGTACCACAAAGATGTGATCCGGCTGTTCGAGCAGAGGATTATGGACCAAAAGGACAGCGGTGCGCATACGGTGGATCTGGCATTAGGCATCATCGCCTACGCCAAGATGTGGATGCACTTTGTAATGGAGCGTTGCgagcgggggcgtggcatgcgTCCCCGCTGGGCCTCCCAGGGCCTGGAGTTTCTAATTCTTGCCTGTGATCCGCAAATCACTCAGCACCTGGACGACCACGAGTTTGAGGCGCTGAAGCAGCAAATGGATCGCTGTATTTCGCACGTGATTGGCATCACATCGGAGCCGGAGAAGGTGGCCAAGAAGAAGGCCTCGCCACGCACTCGCAAGACTTCGTCGCCGGCAACCTCGCGCTCCCGCACCCCCACCCGGACTCCCATGTCCGCTGGCATGGTGCTCAATCCGAATACGCCGCCGCTGCAGTCGCCACCGTACAACAAGCTGCTGCATCCGCAGTTCAGCTTGAAGGAGGATCTGCTGCAGCAGTCTGCGAACACCTACAGCTCCGTGGACAGTGCCGACTATGTGGACACTCCGTGCCAAAGGAGTCCCAATGGCGAGCTACGTCTGCTGGTGCCCCAAACGCCGCCGATGCCCGCCTCTTCCGGGAAGGCCAGCATCGAGAGCACACCGCTGGCACTGCGGCAGGAGCGGGTGAGGGATGCGGTGAATCGCCTGGATATGGATTTGGAGGACTCGCTGCGCGAGCGCAGGCTGATTGGGCAGGTGAAGTCACTGAACTCCTGCGACAAAGTGCATATACGAGCACGAAGTGTCCACTTCCGCTGGCATCGCGGCATTAAGATCGGCCAGGGACGCTTCGGCAAGGTGTACACGGCGGTGAACAACAACACGGGCGAGTTGATGGCCATGAAAGAGATCGCTATCCAGCCGGGCGAGACGCGGGCGTTGAAGAACGTGGCTGAGGAGCTGAAGATACTGGAGGGAATCAAGCACAACAACCTGGTGCGCTACTACGGCATCGAGGTGCATCGCGAGGAGCTGCTCATCTTCATGGAACTCTGCTCCGAGGGCACCCTCGAGTCGCTGGTGGAGCTGACGGGCAATCTGCCGGAGGCCCTGGCCCGCCGCTTCACCGCCCAACTCTTGGCGGGCGTGTCCGAGCTGCACAAGCACGGCATTGTGCACCGCGACATCAAGACGGCCAACATCTTCCTCGTGGACGGCAGCAACAGCCTGAAACTGGGCGATTTCGGTTCGGCGGTCAAGATCCAGGCGCACACCACCGTGCCCGGCGAGCTGCAGGGCTACGTGGGCACGCAGGCGTACATGGCGCCGGAAATGTTTACAAAGACCAACAGCGATGGCCATGGCAGGGCCGCCGATATCTGGTCGGTGGGCTGTGTGGTTGTCGAGATGGCCTCGGGCAAG CGTCCTTGGGCCCAGTTTGATTCCAATTTCCAGATCATGTTCAAGGTGGGCATGGGCGAGAAGCCGCAGGCTCCGGAGAGTCTCTCGCAGGAGGGTCACGACTTTGTCGATCACTGTCTGCAGCACGATCCCAAAGCGCGCTTGACGGCAGTGGAGCTGTTGGAGCACAACTTTTGCAAG TACGGACGAGATGAGTGCAGCAGCGAGCAGTTGCAGATGCAGGTGCGCGGCTCTTTCCGGCGGAATGTGGCGACCAGCAGCTAA
- the LOC128251843 gene encoding mitogen-activated protein kinase kinase kinase 4 isoform X1 — translation MSNRRRVRTIDYLALQQSLQLQKTQQEEENGNENGTVTSETPPPIPPPIPPIRLRREKSVDEDVARVEYRVKPTPSRPLQMADGRIGALEEDMPPEDELAAHYEAFGTTPPRTRLKIKNRDWERKQKVVNVAASADLPASVGGTPKKNTRMARSRVLRRNTMDCALLNEMFVNEESKRTDKRLQSLLRDSEREMKSSLATTAVAAPRGNSFHETAHPLESLDQIMPLSSETMAPLPLRIASKVVESCNRYRCVSSRPIGYRSSAPPLAFAAQLPAGMLRSDGRATAGLGKRKDFHDTFANLIKLGSVDRQDAKLSQEEHTWQTELKDLIWLELQAWQADRTVEQQDKYLFEARQGVSELLTHIINYKFQPRYRREPSLISLDSGIHSDSNSNASSPLPSKMCQGCMSLYCKDCMDHQELALREVEHMLSRLEAAEALYPSSQAMGALHPIYKSQSFVGRIKSMCLWYNITKQNKLKLSILGKILARLQDEKFSWPVCTSSYIASDSGSSSASGVENDDSAVNSMDSSKPPSVTGSATRKGCRNGSVTACHKVQFMLNDATHVPGETSSSNESTSTEISQLSSECSHGHMRKGSMHDINIFSVEPLGSCSNNGTGEQSTGLYRKFIENVLKSRGLAKSLAFLHKLHNVALYKAHIALEKPGAEDLDYDSDTEAVEEDVPRLDPKISREQVVELRTYGYWSEEAQSINLPSYIPTFVFLSGIPLQFMHEFLRMRLETRPVRPNPLSLEQLMKELREGLTLALTHRERYQRHITTALVENEAELGNYISILNHYDATVRKTFELYLDYIDQLVLVAVPEGNQKSVLEKEWMFTKLISPMIKGMHTLASQKFCGIISKLLRNISERLVKRTVELDQQIEGTNESDDNEEVKWQLLTICRETQSLLTVERERSIKVLFFAKTFCRDVETTDFHREHYEHDVANQQHDFICSDVKAAFKLLQQDVLQVRNKLTAIIEGVQKRCCLSNMRDLDEQDKQAVLSRTREILHQGYKFGFEYHKDVIRLFEQRIMDQKDSGAHTVDLALGIIAYAKMWMHFVMERCERGRGMRPRWASQGLEFLILACDPQITQHLDDHEFEALKQQMDRCISHVIGITSEPEKVAKKKASPRTRKTSSPATSRSRTPTRTPMSAGMVLNPNTPPLQSPPYNKLLHPQFSLKEDLLQQSANTYSSVDSADYVDTPCQRSPNGELRLLVPQTPPMPASSGKASIESTPLALRQERVRDAVNRLDMDLEDSLRERRLIGQVKSLNSCDKVHIRARSVHFRWHRGIKIGQGRFGKVYTAVNNNTGELMAMKEIAIQPGETRALKNVAEELKILEGIKHNNLVRYYGIEVHREELLIFMELCSEGTLESLVELTGNLPEALARRFTAQLLAGVSELHKHGIVHRDIKTANIFLVDGSNSLKLGDFGSAVKIQAHTTVPGELQGYVGTQAYMAPEMFTKTNSDGHGRAADIWSVGCVVVEMASGKRPWAQFDSNFQIMFKVGMGEKPQAPESLSQEGHDFVDHCLQHDPKARLTAVELLEHNFCKYGRDECSSEQLQMQVRGSFRRNVATSS, via the exons AGTGGAGTACCGTGTAAAGCCGACGCCTTCGCGGCCATTGCAGATGGCTGATGGCCGGATTGGAGCTCTTGAAGAGGACATGCCGCCGGAGGACGAGCTGGCGGCCCACTATGAGGCATTCGGCACTACCCCACCTCGCACTAGGCTCAAAATCAAGAACCGCGACTGGGAACGCAAACAGAAGGTGGTCAATGTGGCGGC CTCCGCAGATTTACCCGCCAGTGTGGGCGGTACGCCCAAAAAGAACACCCGGATGGCCCGATCGCGCGTCCTGCGGCGCAACACCATGGACTGCGCCCTGCTCAACGAGATGTTCGTCAACGAGGAGAGCAAGCGGACGGACAAGCGGCTGCAGTCGTTGCTCCGCGACTCGGAGCGCGAGATGAAGAGTTCGCTGGCCACGACGGCGGTGGCGGCTCCGCGGGGCAACAGCTTTCACGAGACGGCACACCCACTTGAGTCTCTCGACCAGATCATGCCGCTCAGCTCGGAGACGATGGCGCCGCTCCCACTGCGGATTGCCTCCAAGGTGGTGGAGAGCTGCAACCGCTACCGCTGCGTGTCGTCACGACCGATTGGCTATCGCTCGTCGGCGCCGCCTTTGGCCTTTGCCGCCCAACTGCCCGCCGGGATGTTGAGGAGCGATGGCAGGGCCACCGCTGGACTGGGGAAACGAAAGGACTTCCACGACACGTTCGCCAACCTCATTAAGCTGGGCAGCGTGGACCGTCAGGATGCCAAGCTGTCGCAGGAGGAGCACACCTGGCAGACGGAGCTGAAGGATCTCATCTGGCTGGAGCTGCAGGCCTGGCAAGCCGACAGAACGGTGGAACAGCAGGACAAGTACCTTTTCGAGGCGCGACAGGGCGTCTCCGAACTGCTCACCCACATCATCAACTACAAGTTCCAGCCGCGTTACCGTCGCGAGCCGAGCCTGATCAGCCTGGACAGCGGAATACATTCCGATAGTAACTCCAATGCCAGCT CTCCGCTGCCCAGCAAGATGTGCCAGGGCTGCATGTCGCTGTACTGCAAGGATTGCATGGATCACCAGGAGTTGGCACTGCGGGAAGTAGAGCACATGCTCTCGCGTCTGGAAGCCGCCGAGGCCCTTTACCCATCTTCACAAGCCATGGGCGCCCTGCATCCCATTTACAAATCACAGAGCTTTGTGGGTCGCATCAAGTCCATGTGCTTATGGTACAACATTACCAAGCAAAACAAGCTTAAGCTCAGTATTTTGGGCAAGATTCTAGCCAG GCTGCAGGACGAGAAGTTCTCCTGGCCCGTCTGCACGTCATCCTACATCGCCTCGGATAGCGGCAGCTCATCTGCCTCTGGTGTGGAGAACGATGACTCGGCTGTCAACTCGATGGACTCATCCAAGCCGCCCAGTGTGACGGGATCGGCCACGCGCAAGGGCTGTCGCAACGGAAGTGTCACAGCCTGCCACAAGGTGCAGTTCATGCTAAACGATGCCACTCATGTGCCCGGCGAGACATCGAGCAGCAATGA ATCCACCTCCACGGAGATCAGCCAGCTGTCCAGTGAGTGCTCGCACGGCCACATGCGCAAGGGGTCCATGCACGACATCAACATCTTCAGTGTGGAGCCATTGGGTTCGTGCAGTAACAATGGAACCGGAGAGCAGTCCACGGGACTGTATCGGAAGTTTATCGAGAATGTGCTCAAAAGTCGTGGGCTGGCCAAATCCCTGGCATTCCTACACAAACTGCACAACGTGGCCCTGTACAAGGCGCACATTGCTCTGGAGAAACCCGGAGCGGAGGACTTGGATTACGATTCAGACACGGAGGCCGTTGAGGAGGATGTACCGCGACTGGACCCGAAAATTAGCCGCGAGCAGGTCGTGGAGCTGCGCACCTACGGCTACTGGAGCGAAGAAGCGCAATCGATTAATCTGCCCTCGTACATTCCCACCTTCGTCTTCCTGAGCGGCATTCCGCTGCAGTTCATGCACGAGTTCCTGCGCATGCGTCTCGAAACGCGACCCGTGCGACCCAATCCCCTAAGTCTAGAACAGCTGATGAAGGAGCTGCGGGAGGGTTTGACCCTGGCCCTGACCCATCGGGAGCGGTATCAGCGTCACATAACCACGGCACTGGTGGAGAACGAGGCGGAGCTGGGCAACTACATCAGCATTCTGAACCACTACGATGCGACGGTGCGAAAGACCTTTGAGCTGTACCTGGACTACATCGACCAACTGGTCCTGGTCGCCGTTCCCGAGGGCAACCAGAAGTCGGTGCTGGAGAAGGAGTGGATGTTCACCAAGCTCATAAGCCCCATGATCAAGGGCATGCACACATTGGCCTCACAGAAGTTTTGCGGCATCATCAGCAAGCTGTTGCGCAACATTTCCGAGCGACTGGTGAAACGCACTGTGGAGCTGGACCAGCAAATCGAGGGCACCAACGAGAGTGACGACAACGAGGAGGTCAAGTGGCAGCTGCTGACCATCTGCCGGGAGACGCAGTCACTGCTCACCGTCGAGCGGGAGCGCTCCATCAAGGTGCTCTTCTTCGCCAAGACCTTCTGCCGCGACGTGGAGACCACAGACTTCCATCGCGAGCACTACGAGCACGACGTGGCGAACCAGCAGCACGACTTCATCTGTTCGGATGTGAAGGCGGCATTTAAGCTGTTGCAGCAGGATGTTTTGCAGGTGCGCAACAAGCTGACTGCGATCATCGAGGGCGTACAGAAGCGCTGCTGCTTGAGCAACATGCGAGACTTGGACGAGCAGGACAAGCAGGCTGTGCTGTCGCGCACTCGCGAGATCCTGCACCAGGGCTACAAGTTTGGCTTCGAGTACCACAAAGATGTGATCCGGCTGTTCGAGCAGAGGATTATGGACCAAAAGGACAGCGGTGCGCATACGGTGGATCTGGCATTAGGCATCATCGCCTACGCCAAGATGTGGATGCACTTTGTAATGGAGCGTTGCgagcgggggcgtggcatgcgTCCCCGCTGGGCCTCCCAGGGCCTGGAGTTTCTAATTCTTGCCTGTGATCCGCAAATCACTCAGCACCTGGACGACCACGAGTTTGAGGCGCTGAAGCAGCAAATGGATCGCTGTATTTCGCACGTGATTGGCATCACATCGGAGCCGGAGAAGGTGGCCAAGAAGAAGGCCTCGCCACGCACTCGCAAGACTTCGTCGCCGGCAACCTCGCGCTCCCGCACCCCCACCCGGACTCCCATGTCCGCTGGCATGGTGCTCAATCCGAATACGCCGCCGCTGCAGTCGCCACCGTACAACAAGCTGCTGCATCCGCAGTTCAGCTTGAAGGAGGATCTGCTGCAGCAGTCTGCGAACACCTACAGCTCCGTGGACAGTGCCGACTATGTGGACACTCCGTGCCAAAGGAGTCCCAATGGCGAGCTACGTCTGCTGGTGCCCCAAACGCCGCCGATGCCCGCCTCTTCCGGGAAGGCCAGCATCGAGAGCACACCGCTGGCACTGCGGCAGGAGCGGGTGAGGGATGCGGTGAATCGCCTGGATATGGATTTGGAGGACTCGCTGCGCGAGCGCAGGCTGATTGGGCAGGTGAAGTCACTGAACTCCTGCGACAAAGTGCATATACGAGCACGAAGTGTCCACTTCCGCTGGCATCGCGGCATTAAGATCGGCCAGGGACGCTTCGGCAAGGTGTACACGGCGGTGAACAACAACACGGGCGAGTTGATGGCCATGAAAGAGATCGCTATCCAGCCGGGCGAGACGCGGGCGTTGAAGAACGTGGCTGAGGAGCTGAAGATACTGGAGGGAATCAAGCACAACAACCTGGTGCGCTACTACGGCATCGAGGTGCATCGCGAGGAGCTGCTCATCTTCATGGAACTCTGCTCCGAGGGCACCCTCGAGTCGCTGGTGGAGCTGACGGGCAATCTGCCGGAGGCCCTGGCCCGCCGCTTCACCGCCCAACTCTTGGCGGGCGTGTCCGAGCTGCACAAGCACGGCATTGTGCACCGCGACATCAAGACGGCCAACATCTTCCTCGTGGACGGCAGCAACAGCCTGAAACTGGGCGATTTCGGTTCGGCGGTCAAGATCCAGGCGCACACCACCGTGCCCGGCGAGCTGCAGGGCTACGTGGGCACGCAGGCGTACATGGCGCCGGAAATGTTTACAAAGACCAACAGCGATGGCCATGGCAGGGCCGCCGATATCTGGTCGGTGGGCTGTGTGGTTGTCGAGATGGCCTCGGGCAAG CGTCCTTGGGCCCAGTTTGATTCCAATTTCCAGATCATGTTCAAGGTGGGCATGGGCGAGAAGCCGCAGGCTCCGGAGAGTCTCTCGCAGGAGGGTCACGACTTTGTCGATCACTGTCTGCAGCACGATCCCAAAGCGCGCTTGACGGCAGTGGAGCTGTTGGAGCACAACTTTTGCAAG TACGGACGAGATGAGTGCAGCAGCGAGCAGTTGCAGATGCAGGTGCGCGGCTCTTTCCGGCGGAATGTGGCGACCAGCAGCTAA